From a single Gracilimonas sp. genomic region:
- a CDS encoding amidohydrolase family protein — translation MRLFRKLLLIPALLLVFSINTAEAQIAVKGETVYTMAGDPIPNGVVLIKDGKIERVGSASSVNIPSGYEVHEAKVVTPGLIDAHSVVGLAGHLNQDHDQDQLETSSAIQPELRAIDAYNAREALVGHLRDLGITTVHTGHGPGALISGQTMIVKTAGETVEESTVVPAKMLAFTLGNNMSRAITKPGTRSKGVAMLRQELVKAQDYLEKRNGDENYSIDLGMEALADLLEGKLTALVTVHKANDIMTAVRLQEEFGFPMVLDGAAEAYLIIDELKEAGHPVIVHPTMIRTYGDSKNATFETAAKLYEAGIPIAFQSGYEGYVPKTRVVLFEAGVAAANGLGMENALKVLTIDAAELLGIDNRVGSLEAGKDADVVMFDGDPLEYITNVTGVIIDGVKVK, via the coding sequence ATGAGATTATTCAGAAAACTATTATTGATACCGGCACTGCTTTTGGTATTCAGTATTAACACGGCTGAGGCACAAATAGCCGTTAAAGGTGAAACGGTATATACCATGGCCGGAGATCCGATTCCCAATGGTGTGGTATTGATCAAAGATGGAAAGATTGAGCGCGTTGGTTCTGCATCCAGCGTAAATATTCCATCCGGTTATGAAGTGCATGAAGCCAAAGTGGTAACTCCGGGCCTGATTGATGCTCACTCCGTAGTCGGTTTAGCAGGACACCTGAATCAGGATCACGACCAGGACCAGCTGGAAACATCCAGCGCCATTCAACCCGAACTCAGAGCTATTGATGCTTATAATGCTCGGGAGGCTTTGGTAGGCCATTTACGGGACCTTGGAATTACAACGGTTCATACCGGACACGGACCCGGCGCATTAATCAGCGGACAGACGATGATTGTGAAAACGGCAGGCGAGACTGTAGAAGAGTCAACGGTAGTCCCGGCAAAAATGCTGGCCTTCACGCTTGGCAATAACATGAGTCGTGCCATCACCAAGCCCGGAACACGATCCAAAGGCGTGGCTATGCTCCGTCAGGAACTTGTAAAAGCTCAGGATTACCTTGAGAAGCGCAATGGCGATGAAAACTATTCCATTGATTTAGGTATGGAAGCGCTGGCTGATTTGCTGGAAGGTAAACTTACCGCACTGGTTACGGTTCATAAAGCCAACGACATCATGACGGCAGTTCGGTTACAGGAAGAGTTCGGATTCCCTATGGTACTGGATGGCGCAGCTGAAGCTTATCTGATCATTGACGAATTGAAAGAGGCCGGACATCCCGTAATCGTTCACCCAACGATGATCCGCACTTACGGCGATAGCAAAAATGCCACGTTTGAAACAGCGGCTAAATTGTATGAAGCCGGAATCCCGATTGCTTTCCAAAGCGGGTATGAAGGCTATGTGCCCAAAACCCGGGTGGTACTGTTTGAAGCCGGAGTTGCAGCGGCAAACGGTTTGGGTATGGAAAATGCTCTCAAAGTGCTGACGATTGATGCAGCCGAACTGTTGGGCATTGATAATCGGGTGGGCTCACTCGAAGCTGGCAAAGATGCCGATGTTGTGATGTTTGACGGTGATCCGCTGGAATACATTACCAATGTAACCGGTGTGATTATTGATGGCGTGAAAGTGAAGTAA
- a CDS encoding SgcJ/EcaC family oxidoreductase, with amino-acid sequence MSKTYKKASTPEQIPVLFTEAWMQRDADMLASLFAEDAEFVNVVGLWWHNRDDIREAHDYGFDKIFGDSELVLRKTTVKYLSDDIAVVHARMRLKDQTATGETKAPSLRQNIFSFVVQKLEESWICVSAHNTDIVPGAETNIIDEKGNFKPVNYRK; translated from the coding sequence ATGTCAAAGACTTATAAAAAAGCCTCAACCCCGGAGCAAATACCAGTTCTTTTTACAGAAGCCTGGATGCAGCGGGATGCGGATATGCTGGCTTCATTATTTGCCGAGGATGCGGAATTCGTAAATGTAGTCGGACTCTGGTGGCATAACCGGGATGATATCCGGGAAGCACATGATTATGGATTTGATAAGATATTCGGAGACTCGGAATTGGTGCTTCGGAAAACAACCGTGAAATACCTGTCTGATGATATTGCCGTAGTTCACGCCCGTATGCGGCTCAAAGATCAAACCGCAACAGGAGAAACAAAAGCGCCTTCACTACGCCAAAATATATTCAGCTTCGTGGTTCAGAAATTGGAAGAATCCTGGATATGTGTATCGGCACACAACACCGATATTGTCCCCGGCGCTGAAACAAATATTATTGATGAAAAGGGTAACTTTAAACCTGTGAACTACCGGAAGTAA
- the aepY gene encoding phosphonopyruvate decarboxylase: MLKPAFLYEQLEKQDVEFMLGVPDSLLKHFGSYAFDKGNTLIAANEGGALAIASGYHLATGKIPLIYLQNSGFGNIVNPLTSLTDEEVYSIPALIMVGWRGKPGTNDEPQHLKPGRTQEEQLKALDLPYTILSSDEQQVEKQLGTAFDTMRKKSSPYVLLVPPDTFEKHAFQGDSNTHSYSLKREEALEQLVQKFGEKDIIVSTTGKTSRELFELRKKHGLGHHRDFLTVGSMGHASQIALGIALEKNNRRVFCIDGDGAMIMHMGALAIIGEQQPSNYYHILINNGAHESVGGQPTAGFHIDFGKVAEGCGYKQSFRVSDLSSLNNKFDEFVNAEGPVLLEIMTKTGARSDLGRPTLSPTENKKNFMQFLSED; this comes from the coding sequence ATGCTAAAACCCGCTTTTTTATATGAACAGCTGGAAAAACAGGACGTCGAGTTTATGCTGGGCGTCCCCGATTCCCTGCTAAAGCACTTTGGCTCCTACGCTTTTGATAAGGGTAATACCTTAATTGCTGCCAACGAAGGCGGGGCATTAGCGATTGCCTCCGGTTATCATCTTGCAACAGGAAAAATTCCGCTGATTTACCTCCAGAATTCAGGCTTTGGCAATATTGTAAATCCGCTTACTTCACTAACCGACGAGGAGGTTTACTCCATCCCCGCTTTGATTATGGTTGGCTGGAGAGGGAAGCCGGGAACCAATGATGAACCCCAGCACCTCAAACCCGGGAGAACGCAGGAAGAGCAACTGAAAGCTCTCGATCTGCCCTACACAATTTTAAGCAGCGATGAACAGCAGGTAGAGAAACAGCTTGGCACAGCTTTTGATACCATGAGGAAGAAATCCTCTCCATATGTGCTTCTGGTTCCCCCTGATACTTTTGAGAAGCATGCATTTCAGGGCGACTCCAATACCCATTCATATTCATTGAAACGGGAAGAAGCGCTCGAGCAGCTCGTTCAGAAGTTTGGGGAGAAGGACATTATTGTATCAACCACCGGAAAAACTTCGCGGGAGCTTTTTGAACTGAGGAAAAAACACGGGCTCGGACACCACCGCGATTTCCTTACGGTAGGCAGTATGGGGCACGCATCCCAGATAGCGCTGGGTATCGCTTTGGAAAAAAACAACCGGCGGGTATTTTGCATTGACGGTGACGGAGCCATGATCATGCACATGGGAGCCCTTGCGATTATCGGGGAGCAACAGCCTTCTAACTACTATCATATTCTGATCAATAATGGAGCACATGAGTCGGTTGGTGGACAGCCCACTGCGGGATTTCATATAGACTTTGGAAAGGTTGCAGAAGGCTGCGGATACAAACAAAGCTTTCGGGTAAGCGACCTCTCTTCTTTGAACAACAAGTTTGATGAGTTTGTGAATGCTGAAGGACCCGTTTTGTTGGAGATCATGACTAAAACCGGAGCCCGGTCAGATTTAGGCCGCCCCACGCTTTCGCCCACAGAAAACAAGAAAAATTTCATGCAATTTCTTTCAGAGGATTGA
- a CDS encoding YdeI/OmpD-associated family protein: MKPITFKSHIDYLPKLKLTHITVPSEIVDKAGGIGTRLMVSINGEKAFHGGMVALGGGDAYITVNKKRMKKFGVNKGEEVEVTIELDHSKYGMEMPEELEALLEQDREGERRFEMLAPSKQRYIIHYVSQVKSSQKKIDRAIMLINNLKALPEDEFDMRKLMGLPPRE; this comes from the coding sequence ATGAAACCCATCACCTTCAAATCTCACATTGATTACCTGCCAAAGCTGAAGCTTACTCATATCACGGTGCCTTCTGAAATCGTGGATAAAGCCGGAGGCATTGGAACACGGCTGATGGTTTCCATTAACGGAGAAAAAGCTTTTCATGGTGGAATGGTAGCTCTGGGTGGTGGAGATGCTTACATCACCGTTAATAAAAAGCGGATGAAAAAGTTTGGGGTGAATAAAGGAGAAGAAGTTGAAGTAACCATAGAACTTGATCACAGCAAATATGGGATGGAAATGCCGGAAGAGTTAGAGGCACTGCTGGAACAGGACAGGGAAGGAGAGCGACGATTTGAGATGCTGGCTCCAAGCAAACAGCGATATATCATTCACTATGTATCTCAGGTAAAAAGCAGCCAAAAGAAAATTGACCGGGCCATCATGTTGATTAATAATCTGAAAGCTCTACCCGAAGATGAATTTGATATGCGAAAATTAATGGGCCTTCCGCCCAGGGAATAG
- a CDS encoding amidohydrolase family protein has protein sequence MKKILPLLCLPLFVFAVYFDAGQPISPQSHHAPYAFTNVHVISMESEGVWENYTVITEEDRIVKLGPADEVKIPGDAHVIDSEGKYLMPGLAEMHGHVPPTDPGPTAPSYFNDKYVEHTLFLYVSAGITTVRGMLGYPNQLKLKDKVNNGELIGPNLYLAGPSFNGNTVSSPAQARERVKQQKEERWDLLKVHPGLTRPEYDAMAETANEIGIHFGGHVPQEVGIVHAIEMGQLTMDHIDGYVAYLNAFEEQERDQRMADIIQMTKEAGVWIVPTQALWETIIGAADYEAMKQYDELKYIPDAVKQNYFNFAENPGSSYSTGNPEAQAELRRKLLEEMNEADVKILMGTDAPQLFSVPGFSIHRELPLMQEANMTNYEIIETGTKNVGEYFAEWDDFGVVAEGQRADLILLNENPLQDLSAIKNHSGVMVQGKWYSREMIDKKLVEIEEYYAN, from the coding sequence ATGAAAAAAATACTGCCTCTCCTGTGCCTGCCTTTATTTGTTTTTGCCGTTTATTTCGATGCCGGTCAACCCATTAGCCCGCAATCCCATCACGCTCCCTATGCTTTTACCAATGTTCATGTTATTTCAATGGAATCTGAAGGGGTGTGGGAGAATTATACTGTTATTACCGAGGAAGACCGAATTGTAAAGCTTGGACCAGCCGATGAAGTGAAAATTCCCGGTGATGCTCATGTGATTGATTCTGAAGGGAAATACCTGATGCCCGGTTTGGCTGAAATGCACGGTCATGTTCCGCCAACCGATCCGGGGCCAACGGCTCCATCTTATTTTAATGATAAATATGTAGAACATACGCTCTTCCTGTATGTGTCGGCCGGTATAACAACCGTTCGCGGAATGCTGGGTTATCCCAATCAGCTTAAGCTGAAAGACAAAGTGAATAACGGCGAGCTGATAGGCCCGAATTTATATCTGGCCGGACCCAGTTTTAACGGCAATACCGTTTCATCCCCGGCTCAAGCCAGAGAAAGAGTAAAGCAGCAAAAAGAAGAAAGGTGGGATCTGTTAAAAGTTCACCCCGGATTAACCCGGCCGGAATACGATGCGATGGCCGAAACTGCGAATGAGATCGGGATTCATTTTGGAGGACATGTGCCGCAAGAGGTGGGTATTGTTCACGCCATAGAAATGGGTCAGCTTACCATGGATCATATTGACGGATACGTAGCCTACCTGAATGCTTTTGAGGAGCAGGAACGGGATCAGCGAATGGCAGATATTATTCAGATGACGAAAGAAGCTGGTGTCTGGATAGTGCCGACACAGGCGCTTTGGGAAACCATCATCGGGGCGGCAGATTACGAAGCCATGAAGCAGTATGATGAGCTGAAATATATCCCGGATGCCGTGAAGCAGAACTACTTCAATTTTGCAGAGAATCCGGGAAGCAGCTATTCAACCGGAAACCCGGAGGCACAAGCTGAACTGCGCAGAAAGCTGCTGGAGGAAATGAACGAAGCGGACGTAAAAATCCTGATGGGTACAGACGCACCGCAGTTATTCAGCGTGCCGGGCTTTTCCATCCATCGCGAACTTCCGCTCATGCAGGAAGCCAATATGACCAACTATGAAATCATAGAAACCGGAACCAAAAATGTGGGAGAGTATTTCGCTGAATGGGATGATTTTGGAGTCGTAGCTGAAGGTCAAAGAGCAGACTTGATCTTACTCAATGAAAATCCACTGCAGGATTTATCGGCTATTAAAAATCACTCCGGCGTCATGGTTCAGGGCAAATGGTATTCCCGGGAGATGATCGATAAAAAGCTGGTTGAGATCGAAGAGTATTACGCGAATTAA
- a CDS encoding ABC transporter permease — protein sequence MVFKPLFLKLAIRNIRKFWGITVINVLGLIIGLTCTTLIFIFVYDEYSFDRFHENKDKIYRLGWNIKTPSETTYLAPTPGPLGPALINDFPQVEKMVRFTPARLNITFRNNSFGNLKSFSTDPGVFEIFSFDLIMGSQSQVLSNPSSIVLSEEIAQRIFGKESPIGKRLELPDLTNELTVTGVFKNLPRNSHIQFDALTSMNVHYELSGWDDGTDWYTSIYYTYLQLADPSFADELEQQLPFLINRYIDNEVSVTGIEYSGSLVPLSQLYLNSDRRYEIGPTSDKRLLFFFSVAGLFVLLIACVNYITLSTARSIKRYKEIGIHKTLGADKSQLFGQFIGESVGIILSSLLAVYVLTVLLLPSTNSFSGKTIAPSFLWSAEFLLAFISGGLLIGILSGLYPAFVLSNFQPANILKASQPKGISGSLVRKILTGFQLFISLFLIISSLVIYQQTNFLLYGETGFTKSDMMVVAISEDALGSQVESFEQELLNHPDVVKATVSDRYPGEQTNRTQATIRLDNGEELISNIGTYFVGYNFFDTYGIELIAGTPFSPDLRSDSLFNIIINRSSLRLLQIESGRPDLALERIITVFGTDGFVQGVTEDFHFRPFTEQIEPIALILLPEAFSFISLKLNAQFNAETIDGLEKIWNKFAPGHDFNYFFLEDKLSQNYTSQSKLRQVIFAFSFLAILISCLGLLGLTSFTAKQKSSEIAVRKVLGASYFEIIQLIWKELLLLILLASVFAIPVSWIFLTEWLGNFAYKVEPGVAPYVFGVLAILILSVLVTSYHSLKAAMVNPTDYLRSE from the coding sequence ATGGTTTTTAAACCACTTTTTTTAAAACTGGCCATACGTAATATTCGAAAATTTTGGGGTATTACCGTTATCAATGTTTTGGGGTTAATTATTGGCCTGACTTGTACAACATTGATTTTTATTTTTGTGTATGACGAGTATTCTTTTGACCGCTTCCACGAAAACAAAGACAAAATCTATCGCCTGGGTTGGAATATTAAAACTCCTTCCGAAACAACGTATCTGGCACCCACTCCGGGACCACTCGGACCTGCTTTAATTAACGACTTTCCACAGGTTGAAAAAATGGTCCGGTTCACCCCGGCCAGACTTAACATAACCTTTAGAAACAATAGTTTTGGCAATTTAAAGTCATTCAGCACCGATCCCGGTGTTTTTGAAATCTTCAGTTTTGACCTAATAATGGGGAGTCAGAGTCAGGTACTAAGCAATCCTTCAAGTATTGTTTTATCAGAAGAAATAGCCCAAAGAATTTTTGGGAAAGAGAGCCCCATAGGAAAACGGCTTGAGTTACCTGATTTAACAAATGAACTAACGGTTACAGGAGTTTTCAAAAATCTGCCGCGCAATTCTCACATTCAGTTTGATGCACTTACTTCGATGAATGTTCATTATGAATTAAGCGGCTGGGATGACGGCACTGATTGGTATACCAGCATTTATTATACCTATCTCCAGTTAGCTGATCCAAGCTTTGCCGATGAACTCGAGCAACAACTCCCTTTCTTAATCAATCGATATATAGATAATGAAGTATCGGTAACTGGTATAGAATACTCCGGCTCCCTCGTTCCTTTATCTCAGTTGTATTTGAATTCAGACCGCAGATATGAAATAGGCCCTACTTCTGATAAACGGTTGCTTTTCTTTTTTTCTGTAGCGGGCTTATTTGTCTTATTAATAGCTTGTGTAAATTATATTACTCTGTCAACAGCCCGCTCTATAAAACGATATAAGGAAATAGGTATTCACAAAACCCTGGGAGCGGATAAGTCGCAGCTATTCGGACAATTTATTGGTGAATCAGTGGGCATTATTTTGTCATCACTGTTAGCTGTTTATGTCTTAACTGTGCTTCTGCTACCCTCAACAAACAGCTTTTCAGGTAAAACAATAGCCCCCTCTTTTTTGTGGTCAGCCGAATTCTTACTCGCCTTTATTTCCGGGGGTCTGTTAATCGGAATACTTTCAGGTCTGTACCCTGCTTTTGTTCTTTCTAACTTTCAACCCGCCAATATACTTAAAGCGTCTCAACCTAAAGGAATAAGCGGAAGCCTGGTCAGGAAAATACTTACGGGTTTTCAGCTCTTTATTTCCTTGTTTCTGATCATAAGTTCCCTTGTCATTTACCAGCAAACAAATTTCTTGTTATATGGTGAAACCGGCTTCACTAAAAGTGATATGATGGTTGTTGCCATTTCTGAAGATGCATTGGGCTCTCAGGTTGAAAGCTTTGAACAAGAACTTCTCAATCATCCGGATGTTGTAAAGGCCACCGTTTCTGACCGCTATCCCGGTGAGCAAACTAACCGTACACAAGCAACAATCAGGCTTGATAATGGAGAAGAATTAATCTCTAACATTGGTACATATTTTGTTGGATATAATTTCTTTGATACCTACGGAATAGAACTTATTGCAGGAACGCCTTTTTCCCCGGACCTACGTTCGGATTCATTATTTAACATTATAATAAATAGAAGCAGCCTGCGCCTTCTACAAATTGAATCCGGCCGTCCTGATTTAGCCTTAGAAAGAATAATAACTGTTTTTGGTACTGATGGATTCGTGCAGGGAGTAACAGAAGATTTTCATTTTCGCCCTTTCACCGAACAGATTGAACCCATCGCTTTAATACTGCTGCCAGAGGCATTCAGCTTTATATCTTTAAAATTAAACGCCCAATTTAATGCAGAGACTATTGATGGACTGGAAAAGATCTGGAATAAGTTTGCCCCGGGTCACGACTTTAATTATTTCTTTTTAGAGGACAAACTTAGCCAAAACTACACTTCTCAGTCTAAGCTCAGACAAGTAATTTTTGCTTTCTCTTTTTTAGCCATACTTATTTCTTGTTTGGGATTACTGGGACTTACCAGTTTTACCGCAAAGCAGAAATCAAGCGAAATTGCAGTACGAAAGGTGTTGGGAGCCAGTTATTTTGAAATTATCCAATTGATTTGGAAAGAATTACTCCTCCTCATTCTGTTGGCTTCTGTTTTCGCTATTCCCGTTTCCTGGATCTTTTTAACAGAGTGGTTAGGTAATTTTGCATACAAAGTGGAACCTGGAGTGGCCCCATATGTATTCGGAGTATTGGCGATTTTAATACTGTCTGTATTAGTTACCAGCTATCATTCCCTTAAAGCAGCAATGGTTAACCCAACAGATTATTTAAGGTCGGAATGA
- a CDS encoding amidohydrolase family protein — translation MKPIQSLLLALVCALLFGVNGYSQSTPQAFKGAQIIPISGEPINNGVLVVEDGKITAVGGPNTRIPRGADVHDMTGKVIMPGLVDTHSHIGEGDGGDRSSALHPDVRIMDAIDPRSDTFRKARAGGITSVNIMPGSGHLMSGQTVYLKLREANTIEDMLIYLDEDKTIYGGLKMANGTNPLGGSGFPGTRAKSAAMVRALFVKAQEYQAKIEAADGDESKMPPRDIGMETLVQVLEGKRTVHNHTHRHDDILTAIRLSEEFGYDLVLQHVSEAWKVADEIAEAGVPASIITLDSFGGKLEAAEIKNANGKYLEDAGVLVGLHTDDGITDSRLFLRSAALAVREGMSRKAALESVTIANAIMMDIDDRTGTLEKGKDADFIILSGDPFSVYTHVEQTWIEGSKVWDRSDVEDRKYATGGYEIFRGEVHTHHEMGGSK, via the coding sequence ATGAAGCCTATCCAAAGCCTTTTGCTCGCTTTGGTTTGTGCTCTTTTGTTTGGTGTGAATGGATATTCTCAATCTACGCCACAGGCATTTAAGGGAGCTCAAATCATACCTATCTCCGGCGAGCCAATTAATAACGGAGTTCTTGTTGTTGAAGATGGAAAAATAACGGCCGTTGGTGGTCCAAACACCCGGATTCCCCGCGGAGCTGATGTCCATGATATGACGGGTAAGGTAATTATGCCCGGACTTGTTGACACCCATTCCCATATCGGTGAAGGTGATGGAGGCGACCGGTCGTCAGCCCTGCATCCGGATGTCCGCATTATGGATGCTATTGATCCGCGCAGTGATACGTTCCGCAAAGCAAGAGCCGGAGGAATAACCTCGGTAAACATCATGCCGGGTTCAGGTCATTTGATGAGTGGTCAAACGGTATATCTGAAACTCCGTGAAGCCAACACTATCGAGGATATGCTGATTTACCTGGATGAGGATAAAACCATTTATGGCGGACTGAAGATGGCCAACGGAACCAATCCTTTGGGAGGAAGTGGATTTCCGGGAACACGCGCCAAGTCTGCGGCTATGGTAAGAGCTTTGTTTGTGAAGGCACAGGAATACCAGGCTAAAATAGAGGCCGCCGATGGTGATGAAAGCAAGATGCCTCCCCGTGATATTGGGATGGAAACCCTGGTGCAGGTGCTGGAAGGAAAGCGTACGGTACACAATCATACCCACCGGCACGATGATATTCTAACGGCTATCCGTTTATCTGAAGAGTTTGGATATGATCTGGTGCTTCAGCATGTGAGTGAAGCCTGGAAAGTAGCAGATGAAATTGCCGAAGCCGGGGTTCCTGCGTCCATTATTACACTTGATTCATTTGGCGGGAAACTGGAAGCTGCCGAAATCAAGAATGCCAATGGAAAGTATCTGGAAGATGCCGGAGTTTTGGTGGGGCTGCATACCGATGATGGGATTACTGATTCACGTCTGTTTCTGCGATCAGCCGCACTGGCGGTACGCGAAGGCATGAGCCGGAAAGCTGCGCTTGAATCTGTAACGATTGCCAACGCCATTATGATGGACATTGACGATCGCACCGGAACACTTGAAAAAGGAAAAGATGCGGATTTCATCATCCTCTCCGGAGACCCGTTCAGCGTGTACACGCATGTAGAACAAACCTGGATTGAAGGTTCCAAAGTCTGGGATCGATCCGATGTAGAAGACCGAAAATACGCGACCGGCGGATATGAAATTTTCCGCGGCGAAGTTCACACGCATCATGAAATGGGAGGTTCAAAATGA
- the aepX gene encoding phosphoenolpyruvate mutase, with translation MKQVYVGMGTDIIHHGHINIIEKARELGEVTVGLLSDEAVTKFSRIPFLEYEERKRILENIKGVSKVVLQKTLDYEENLRKLKPDYVVHGTDWKVGPQKHVRQKVISILDEWGGKLVEPDYTEGISSSGLREALREIGTTPDIRRKMLRRLLSAKPIVRVMEAHNGISSLIVEETKVEAEGELREFDAIWVSSLTDSTAKGKPDTEYVDRTSRIQTISDILDVTTKPIILDGDTGGPIEHFELMVKNMERLGVSAVIIEDKSGLKRNSLFGTEVKQELEDIDVFCEKISNAKKAQVTSDFMIISRIESLIANAGMDEALKRAKAYIEAGTDGIMIHSRKKDGEEIFEFMKEYQKFDYKVPAISVPSSYNQFTEQELIDAGFNIVIYANHLLRSAFPAMKKTAESILTHKRSLEADEYCMSIKEILDILPN, from the coding sequence ATGAAGCAAGTATATGTAGGGATGGGTACAGATATTATCCATCACGGCCACATAAATATTATTGAAAAGGCAAGAGAGTTAGGGGAAGTGACCGTAGGTTTATTGTCGGACGAGGCAGTTACCAAATTCAGCCGCATTCCTTTCCTGGAGTATGAAGAACGAAAACGTATTCTGGAAAATATTAAAGGCGTCAGCAAAGTTGTTCTCCAAAAAACACTGGACTATGAGGAAAACCTGCGAAAGCTAAAGCCTGATTATGTGGTTCATGGAACTGATTGGAAAGTAGGTCCCCAAAAACACGTCCGCCAGAAAGTTATTAGCATACTGGACGAGTGGGGAGGCAAGCTGGTTGAGCCGGATTATACCGAGGGGATATCATCATCCGGGCTTCGGGAGGCCTTACGTGAAATTGGCACCACCCCCGATATCCGCAGAAAAATGCTGCGACGTCTTTTGTCGGCGAAGCCTATCGTACGGGTAATGGAAGCTCACAACGGCATCTCAAGCCTTATTGTCGAAGAAACCAAAGTAGAAGCCGAGGGTGAACTCAGAGAGTTTGATGCCATCTGGGTTAGCAGCCTCACCGACTCTACCGCAAAGGGGAAACCAGATACGGAATACGTGGACCGGACATCCCGAATTCAAACCATCAGCGATATTCTCGATGTAACCACTAAACCCATCATTCTGGATGGGGACACCGGTGGACCCATTGAACACTTCGAGCTGATGGTAAAGAACATGGAGCGACTGGGAGTTTCTGCCGTCATTATTGAAGATAAATCCGGCTTGAAAAGAAACTCGTTATTCGGAACTGAAGTGAAGCAGGAGCTGGAAGATATTGATGTATTCTGTGAGAAAATTTCCAACGCCAAGAAAGCTCAGGTAACTTCTGACTTCATGATTATTTCCCGTATCGAGAGCCTGATTGCCAATGCAGGGATGGATGAAGCCCTGAAACGCGCGAAGGCTTACATTGAGGCTGGTACCGATGGAATCATGATTCACAGCCGTAAAAAAGACGGCGAAGAGATCTTCGAGTTCATGAAGGAGTATCAGAAGTTTGATTATAAAGTACCCGCCATTTCGGTGCCCTCTTCCTATAACCAGTTTACCGAGCAGGAGCTGATTGATGCCGGATTTAACATTGTGATTTATGCCAACCACCTGCTGCGGAGTGCCTTCCCGGCGATGAAGAAAACGGCTGAATCTATTCTTACTCACAAACGCTCACTTGAAGCAGACGAATACTGTATGTCGATCAAAGAAATTCTGGATATCCTTCCAAACTGA